A genomic segment from Pseudorca crassidens isolate mPseCra1 chromosome 6, mPseCra1.hap1, whole genome shotgun sequence encodes:
- the GTF3C3 gene encoding general transcription factor 3C polypeptide 3 isoform X1: protein MSGFSPELIDYLEGKISFEEFERRREERKTREKKSLQEKGKSSAEENPNDSAVPSSSGVDCTKSQDEDVNEGETSDGVSKSVHKVFASMLGENEDEEEEEDEEEDEEEETPEQPTAGDVFVLEMVLNRETKKMMKEKRPRSKLPRALRGLMGEANIRFARGEREEAILMCMEIIRQAPLAYEPFSTLAMIYEDQGDMEKSLQFELIAAHLNPSDTEEWVRLAEMSLEQDNIKQAIFCYTKALKYEPTNVRYLWERSSLYEQMGDHKMAMDGYRRILNLLSPSDGERFMQLSRDMAKSYYEANDVISAINIIEEAFSKHQGLVSMEDVNIAAELYISSKQYDKALEIITDFSGIVLEKKTTEEGTSEENKSCSFLCIGESGENVSCTIPDGVPIDITVKLMVCLVHLNILEPLNPLLTTLVEQNPEDMGDLYLDVAEAFLDVGEYNSALPLLSALVCSERYNLAVVWLRHAECLKALGYMERAAESYGKVVDLAPLHLDARISLSTLQQQLGRPEKALEALEPMYDPDTLAQDANAAQQELKLLLQRSTLLFSQGKMYGYVDTLLTMLAMLLRVAMNRAQVCLISSSKSGERHLYLIKVSRDKISDNNDQESANCDAKAIFAVLTSVLTKDDWWNLLLKAIYSLCDLSRFQEAELLVDSSLEYYSFYEDRPKRKELEYFGLSAAILDKNFRKAYNYIRIMVMENVNKPQLWNIFNQVTMHSQDVRHHRFCLRLMLKNPDNHALCVLNGHNAFVSGSFKHALGQYVQAFRSHPHEPLYSLCIGLTFIHMASQKYVLKRHALIVQGFSFLNRYLSLRGPCQESFYNLGRGLHQLGLIHLAIHYYQKALELPPFMVEGMEVDQLDLRRDIAYNLSLIYQNSGNIGMAQKLLYTYCSI from the exons GAGAAACATCAGATGGAGTCAGTAAGTCAGTTCACAAGGTCTTTGCTTCCATGCTTGGAGAGAATgaagatgaggaggaggaggaggacgaggaggaggacgaggaggaggagacaCCTGAGCAACCCACTGCAGGCGACGTGTTTGTATTAGAGATGGTTCTCAATCGTGAAACCAAGAAAATGATGAAA GAGAAAAGGCCTCGGAGTAAACTTCCCAGAGCTCTGAGAGGTCTCATGGGTGAAGCCAACATTCGCTTTGCTCGAGGAGAACGTGAAGAGGCGATATTGATGTGCATGGAAATCATAAGACAAG CTCCTTTGGCTTATGAGCCATTTTCTACTCTTGCTATGATATATGAGGACCAAGGTGACATGGAGAAATCACTGCAGTTTGAGTTGATTGCTGCACATTTAAATCCCAGTGACACTGAAGAATGGGTTAGATTGGCAGAAATGTCCCTGGAACAAGACAATATTAAGCAGGCTATTTTTTGCTACACAAAAG cacttAAATATGAACCTACTAATGTCCGTTATCTGTGGGAGCGATCAAGCCTTTATGAACAGATGGGAGATCACAAAATGGCAATGGATGGTTATAGGCGTATTTTAAACCTTTTGTCTCCGTCTGATGGAGAACGATTTATGCAATTGTCCAGAGATATGGCAAA GAGTTATTATGAAGCCAATGATGTTATTTCAGCTATTAACATAATTGAAGAAGCTTTCTCAAAGCACCAGGGCCTAGTCTCCATGGAAGATGTTAACATTGCAGCTGAACTATACATTTCTAGTAAACAATATGACAAAGCTTTGGAG ATAATTACAGATTTTTCTGGAATTGTGctagaaaaaaaaactacagaagaAGGCACTTCAGAAGAGAATAAAAGTTGTAGTTTCCTGTGCATAGGAGAGT CTGGTGAGAATGTTTCCTGCACTATACCGGATGGTGTGCCAATAGATATCACAGTGAAGTTGATGGTCTGCCTTGTACATCTCAACATCCTTGAACCACTTAAT CCTCTCTTGACAACACTCGTGGAACAGAATCCCGAAGACATGGGAGACCTCTATCTCGATGTTGCTGAAGCTTTTCTGGATGTTGGTGAATATAATTCTGCACTTCCCCTCCTTAGTGCGCTAGTCTGCTCTGAAAGATACAACCTCGCAGTGGTTTGGCTTCGGCATGCAG AATGCTTAAAGGCCTTAGGCTATATGGAGCGTGCTGCCGAAAGCTATGGCAAAGTGGTTGATCTGGCCCCCCTCCATTTGGATGCAAGAATTTCACTTTCCACCCTTCAGCAGCAGCTGGGCCGTCCTGAGAAAGCTCTGGAAGCTCTGGAGCCAATGTATGATCCAGATACTTTAGCACAAGATGCAAATGCAGCACAGCAG GAACTGAAGTTGCTGCTTCAACGTTCTACTCTATTGTTTTCACAAGGCAAAATGTATGGTTATGTGGATACCTTGCTTACCATGTTAGCCATGCTTTTAAGG GTAGCAATGAATAGAGCCCAAGTCTGTTTGATATCTAGTTCCAAATCTGGAGAGAGGCATCTCTACCTTATTAAAGTGTCAAGAGACAAAATATCAGACAACAATGACCAAGAGTCAGCAAATTGTGATGCAAAAG CAATATTTGCTGTACTCACGAGTGTTTTGACAAAAGATGACTGGTGGAACCTTCTTTTGAAGGCCATATACTCCTTATGTGACCTATCCCGATTTCAGGAGGCTGAGTTACTTGTGGATTCttcattggaatattactcattttatgaggacagGCCAAAACGCAAAGAGCTAGAATACTTTGGTCTCTCTGCTGCAATTCTGGACAAAAATTTCAGAAAGGCATATAACTATATCAG GATAATGGTAATGGAAAATGTCAATAAACCCCAGCTCTGGAACATTTTCAATCAAGTTACCATGCATTCCCAAGATGTACGACATCACCGCTTTTGTCTCCGTTTAATGCTGAAAAACCCAGATAATCATGCCCTGTGTGTCTTGAATGGACACAATGCATTCGTATCTGGTAGTTTTAAGCATGCACTTG GACAGTATGTGCAGGCCTTTCGCAGCCATCCCCATGAACCTCTCTACAGCCTCTGTATAGGCCTAACCTTTATTCACATGGCATCTCAGAAGTATGTATTAAAGAGACATGCTCTTATTGTGCAG ggCTTTTCCTTTCTTAATCGATACCTCAGTCTACGTGGGCCTTGCCAGGAGTCATTCTACAATTTGGGCCGTGGCCTTCACCAACTGGGGCTGATTCACCTTGCAATCCACTATTATCAGAAGGCCCTGGAGCTCCCTCCATTCATGGTAGAG GGTATGGAAGTTGACCAGTTAGACTTACGAAGAGATATTGCCTACAATTTGTCTCTCATATATCAGAACAGCGGGAATATTGGAATGGCCCAGAAGCTTTTATATACTTATTGTTCTATATAA
- the GTF3C3 gene encoding general transcription factor 3C polypeptide 3 isoform X3 encodes MSGFSPELIDYLEGKISFEEFERRREERKTREKKSLQEKGKSSAEENPNDSAVPSSSGVDCTKSQDEDVNEGETSDGVSKSVHKVFASMLGENEDEEEEEDEEEDEEEETPEQPTAGDVFVLEMVLNRETKKMMKEKRPRSKLPRALRGLMGEANIRFARGEREEAILMCMEIIRQAPLAYEPFSTLAMIYEDQGDMEKSLQFELIAAHLNPSDTEEWVRLAEMSLEQDNIKQAIFCYTKALKYEPTNVRYLWERSSLYEQMGDHKMAMDGYRRILNLLSPSDGERFMQLSRDMAKSYYEANDVISAINIIEEAFSKHQGLVSMEDVNIAAELYISSKQYDKALEIITDFSGIVLEKKTTEEGTSEENKSCSFLCIGESGENVSCTIPDGVPIDITVKLMVCLVHLNILEPLNPLLTTLVEQNPEDMGDLYLDVAEAFLDVECLKALGYMERAAESYGKVVDLAPLHLDARISLSTLQQQLGRPEKALEALEPMYDPDTLAQDANAAQQELKLLLQRSTLLFSQGKMYGYVDTLLTMLAMLLRVAMNRAQVCLISSSKSGERHLYLIKVSRDKISDNNDQESANCDAKAIFAVLTSVLTKDDWWNLLLKAIYSLCDLSRFQEAELLVDSSLEYYSFYEDRPKRKELEYFGLSAAILDKNFRKAYNYIRIMVMENVNKPQLWNIFNQVTMHSQDVRHHRFCLRLMLKNPDNHALCVLNGHNAFVSGSFKHALGQYVQAFRSHPHEPLYSLCIGLTFIHMASQKYVLKRHALIVQGFSFLNRYLSLRGPCQESFYNLGRGLHQLGLIHLAIHYYQKALELPPFMVEGMEVDQLDLRRDIAYNLSLIYQNSGNIGMAQKLLYTYCSI; translated from the exons GAGAAACATCAGATGGAGTCAGTAAGTCAGTTCACAAGGTCTTTGCTTCCATGCTTGGAGAGAATgaagatgaggaggaggaggaggacgaggaggaggacgaggaggaggagacaCCTGAGCAACCCACTGCAGGCGACGTGTTTGTATTAGAGATGGTTCTCAATCGTGAAACCAAGAAAATGATGAAA GAGAAAAGGCCTCGGAGTAAACTTCCCAGAGCTCTGAGAGGTCTCATGGGTGAAGCCAACATTCGCTTTGCTCGAGGAGAACGTGAAGAGGCGATATTGATGTGCATGGAAATCATAAGACAAG CTCCTTTGGCTTATGAGCCATTTTCTACTCTTGCTATGATATATGAGGACCAAGGTGACATGGAGAAATCACTGCAGTTTGAGTTGATTGCTGCACATTTAAATCCCAGTGACACTGAAGAATGGGTTAGATTGGCAGAAATGTCCCTGGAACAAGACAATATTAAGCAGGCTATTTTTTGCTACACAAAAG cacttAAATATGAACCTACTAATGTCCGTTATCTGTGGGAGCGATCAAGCCTTTATGAACAGATGGGAGATCACAAAATGGCAATGGATGGTTATAGGCGTATTTTAAACCTTTTGTCTCCGTCTGATGGAGAACGATTTATGCAATTGTCCAGAGATATGGCAAA GAGTTATTATGAAGCCAATGATGTTATTTCAGCTATTAACATAATTGAAGAAGCTTTCTCAAAGCACCAGGGCCTAGTCTCCATGGAAGATGTTAACATTGCAGCTGAACTATACATTTCTAGTAAACAATATGACAAAGCTTTGGAG ATAATTACAGATTTTTCTGGAATTGTGctagaaaaaaaaactacagaagaAGGCACTTCAGAAGAGAATAAAAGTTGTAGTTTCCTGTGCATAGGAGAGT CTGGTGAGAATGTTTCCTGCACTATACCGGATGGTGTGCCAATAGATATCACAGTGAAGTTGATGGTCTGCCTTGTACATCTCAACATCCTTGAACCACTTAAT CCTCTCTTGACAACACTCGTGGAACAGAATCCCGAAGACATGGGAGACCTCTATCTCGATGTTGCTGAAGCTTTTCTGGATGTTG AATGCTTAAAGGCCTTAGGCTATATGGAGCGTGCTGCCGAAAGCTATGGCAAAGTGGTTGATCTGGCCCCCCTCCATTTGGATGCAAGAATTTCACTTTCCACCCTTCAGCAGCAGCTGGGCCGTCCTGAGAAAGCTCTGGAAGCTCTGGAGCCAATGTATGATCCAGATACTTTAGCACAAGATGCAAATGCAGCACAGCAG GAACTGAAGTTGCTGCTTCAACGTTCTACTCTATTGTTTTCACAAGGCAAAATGTATGGTTATGTGGATACCTTGCTTACCATGTTAGCCATGCTTTTAAGG GTAGCAATGAATAGAGCCCAAGTCTGTTTGATATCTAGTTCCAAATCTGGAGAGAGGCATCTCTACCTTATTAAAGTGTCAAGAGACAAAATATCAGACAACAATGACCAAGAGTCAGCAAATTGTGATGCAAAAG CAATATTTGCTGTACTCACGAGTGTTTTGACAAAAGATGACTGGTGGAACCTTCTTTTGAAGGCCATATACTCCTTATGTGACCTATCCCGATTTCAGGAGGCTGAGTTACTTGTGGATTCttcattggaatattactcattttatgaggacagGCCAAAACGCAAAGAGCTAGAATACTTTGGTCTCTCTGCTGCAATTCTGGACAAAAATTTCAGAAAGGCATATAACTATATCAG GATAATGGTAATGGAAAATGTCAATAAACCCCAGCTCTGGAACATTTTCAATCAAGTTACCATGCATTCCCAAGATGTACGACATCACCGCTTTTGTCTCCGTTTAATGCTGAAAAACCCAGATAATCATGCCCTGTGTGTCTTGAATGGACACAATGCATTCGTATCTGGTAGTTTTAAGCATGCACTTG GACAGTATGTGCAGGCCTTTCGCAGCCATCCCCATGAACCTCTCTACAGCCTCTGTATAGGCCTAACCTTTATTCACATGGCATCTCAGAAGTATGTATTAAAGAGACATGCTCTTATTGTGCAG ggCTTTTCCTTTCTTAATCGATACCTCAGTCTACGTGGGCCTTGCCAGGAGTCATTCTACAATTTGGGCCGTGGCCTTCACCAACTGGGGCTGATTCACCTTGCAATCCACTATTATCAGAAGGCCCTGGAGCTCCCTCCATTCATGGTAGAG GGTATGGAAGTTGACCAGTTAGACTTACGAAGAGATATTGCCTACAATTTGTCTCTCATATATCAGAACAGCGGGAATATTGGAATGGCCCAGAAGCTTTTATATACTTATTGTTCTATATAA
- the GTF3C3 gene encoding general transcription factor 3C polypeptide 3 isoform X2 — translation MSGFSPELIDYLEGKISFEEFERRREERKTREKKSLQEKGKSSAEENPNDSAVPSSSGVDCTKSQDEDVNEGETSDGVSKSVHKVFASMLGENEDEEEEEDEEEDEEEETPEQPTAGDVFVLEMVLNRETKKMMKEKRPRSKLPRALRGLMGEANIRFARGEREEAILMCMEIIRQAPLAYEPFSTLAMIYEDQGDMEKSLQFELIAAHLNPSDTEEWVRLAEMSLEQDNIKQAIFCYTKALKYEPTNVRYLWERSSLYEQMGDHKMAMDGYRRILNLLSPSDGERFMQLSRDMAKSYYEANDVISAINIIEEAFSKHQGLVSMEDVNIAAELYISSKQYDKALEIITDFSGIVLEKKTTEEGTSEENKSCSFLCIGESGENVSCTIPDGVPIDITVKLMVCLVHLNILEPLNPLLTTLVEQNPEDMGDLYLDVAEAFLDVGEYNSALPLLSALVCSERYNLAVVWLRHAECLKALGYMERAAESYGKVVDLAPLHLDARISLSTLQQQLGRPEKALEALEPMYDPDTLAQDANAAQQELKLLLQRSTLLFSQGKMYGYVDTLLTMLAMLLRVAMNRAQVCLISSSKSGERHLYLIKVSRDKISDNNDQESANCDAKAIFAVLTSVLTKDDWWNLLLKAIYSLCDLSRFQEAELLVDSSLEYYSFYEDRPKRKELEYFGLSAAILDKNFRKAYNYIRIMVMENVNKPQLWNIFNQVTMHSQDVRHHRFCLRLMLKNPDNHALCVLNGHNAFVSGSFKHALGQYVQAFRSHPHEPLYSLCIGLTFIHMASQKYVLKRHALIVQGFSFLNRYLSLRGPCQESFYNLGRGLHQLGLIHLAIHYYQKALELPPFMGMEVDQLDLRRDIAYNLSLIYQNSGNIGMAQKLLYTYCSI, via the exons GAGAAACATCAGATGGAGTCAGTAAGTCAGTTCACAAGGTCTTTGCTTCCATGCTTGGAGAGAATgaagatgaggaggaggaggaggacgaggaggaggacgaggaggaggagacaCCTGAGCAACCCACTGCAGGCGACGTGTTTGTATTAGAGATGGTTCTCAATCGTGAAACCAAGAAAATGATGAAA GAGAAAAGGCCTCGGAGTAAACTTCCCAGAGCTCTGAGAGGTCTCATGGGTGAAGCCAACATTCGCTTTGCTCGAGGAGAACGTGAAGAGGCGATATTGATGTGCATGGAAATCATAAGACAAG CTCCTTTGGCTTATGAGCCATTTTCTACTCTTGCTATGATATATGAGGACCAAGGTGACATGGAGAAATCACTGCAGTTTGAGTTGATTGCTGCACATTTAAATCCCAGTGACACTGAAGAATGGGTTAGATTGGCAGAAATGTCCCTGGAACAAGACAATATTAAGCAGGCTATTTTTTGCTACACAAAAG cacttAAATATGAACCTACTAATGTCCGTTATCTGTGGGAGCGATCAAGCCTTTATGAACAGATGGGAGATCACAAAATGGCAATGGATGGTTATAGGCGTATTTTAAACCTTTTGTCTCCGTCTGATGGAGAACGATTTATGCAATTGTCCAGAGATATGGCAAA GAGTTATTATGAAGCCAATGATGTTATTTCAGCTATTAACATAATTGAAGAAGCTTTCTCAAAGCACCAGGGCCTAGTCTCCATGGAAGATGTTAACATTGCAGCTGAACTATACATTTCTAGTAAACAATATGACAAAGCTTTGGAG ATAATTACAGATTTTTCTGGAATTGTGctagaaaaaaaaactacagaagaAGGCACTTCAGAAGAGAATAAAAGTTGTAGTTTCCTGTGCATAGGAGAGT CTGGTGAGAATGTTTCCTGCACTATACCGGATGGTGTGCCAATAGATATCACAGTGAAGTTGATGGTCTGCCTTGTACATCTCAACATCCTTGAACCACTTAAT CCTCTCTTGACAACACTCGTGGAACAGAATCCCGAAGACATGGGAGACCTCTATCTCGATGTTGCTGAAGCTTTTCTGGATGTTGGTGAATATAATTCTGCACTTCCCCTCCTTAGTGCGCTAGTCTGCTCTGAAAGATACAACCTCGCAGTGGTTTGGCTTCGGCATGCAG AATGCTTAAAGGCCTTAGGCTATATGGAGCGTGCTGCCGAAAGCTATGGCAAAGTGGTTGATCTGGCCCCCCTCCATTTGGATGCAAGAATTTCACTTTCCACCCTTCAGCAGCAGCTGGGCCGTCCTGAGAAAGCTCTGGAAGCTCTGGAGCCAATGTATGATCCAGATACTTTAGCACAAGATGCAAATGCAGCACAGCAG GAACTGAAGTTGCTGCTTCAACGTTCTACTCTATTGTTTTCACAAGGCAAAATGTATGGTTATGTGGATACCTTGCTTACCATGTTAGCCATGCTTTTAAGG GTAGCAATGAATAGAGCCCAAGTCTGTTTGATATCTAGTTCCAAATCTGGAGAGAGGCATCTCTACCTTATTAAAGTGTCAAGAGACAAAATATCAGACAACAATGACCAAGAGTCAGCAAATTGTGATGCAAAAG CAATATTTGCTGTACTCACGAGTGTTTTGACAAAAGATGACTGGTGGAACCTTCTTTTGAAGGCCATATACTCCTTATGTGACCTATCCCGATTTCAGGAGGCTGAGTTACTTGTGGATTCttcattggaatattactcattttatgaggacagGCCAAAACGCAAAGAGCTAGAATACTTTGGTCTCTCTGCTGCAATTCTGGACAAAAATTTCAGAAAGGCATATAACTATATCAG GATAATGGTAATGGAAAATGTCAATAAACCCCAGCTCTGGAACATTTTCAATCAAGTTACCATGCATTCCCAAGATGTACGACATCACCGCTTTTGTCTCCGTTTAATGCTGAAAAACCCAGATAATCATGCCCTGTGTGTCTTGAATGGACACAATGCATTCGTATCTGGTAGTTTTAAGCATGCACTTG GACAGTATGTGCAGGCCTTTCGCAGCCATCCCCATGAACCTCTCTACAGCCTCTGTATAGGCCTAACCTTTATTCACATGGCATCTCAGAAGTATGTATTAAAGAGACATGCTCTTATTGTGCAG ggCTTTTCCTTTCTTAATCGATACCTCAGTCTACGTGGGCCTTGCCAGGAGTCATTCTACAATTTGGGCCGTGGCCTTCACCAACTGGGGCTGATTCACCTTGCAATCCACTATTATCAGAAGGCCCTGGAGCTCCCTCCATTCATG GGTATGGAAGTTGACCAGTTAGACTTACGAAGAGATATTGCCTACAATTTGTCTCTCATATATCAGAACAGCGGGAATATTGGAATGGCCCAGAAGCTTTTATATACTTATTGTTCTATATAA